In the genome of Carnobacterium pleistocenium FTR1, one region contains:
- a CDS encoding competence protein ComK → MKEDFERDQQHGYYKNWRKSYYQFNEQSRVRKAPTHLGEVYESNYYYETTFIRKPITPLLITDNMIPSLLAISFEQSHILVNSKTFYIKDIHDVADTPFNTIVFQLGAPPLKTKEDSRTIMNRYFDKKPLNYQFIQSIGKSLGYHHRCPFVSGYELFVPEKGSSNDSTSWYGLHHIVDSEEDKKGNHMHVYFREGHELELLVSARSFNEQVERSANLSFLQHLVIDELVGLLHYTRTPYFTEELNIVQRRLKASTFTAVPQPLEKVLHFMSSYQVSDILETVFGAGNPYIDEIRKDFTFTLKNKPSSFNK, encoded by the coding sequence TATAAAAACTGGCGGAAGAGTTATTATCAATTTAATGAACAATCCCGTGTTAGAAAAGCTCCAACTCATTTAGGCGAAGTTTACGAATCGAATTACTATTATGAAACGACCTTTATTCGAAAACCAATCACCCCTTTATTGATCACGGATAACATGATTCCTTCTTTGCTTGCCATTAGTTTTGAGCAGTCCCATATTTTAGTGAATTCAAAAACCTTTTATATAAAAGATATCCACGATGTAGCAGATACACCCTTTAATACGATTGTTTTCCAATTAGGTGCACCGCCACTAAAAACCAAAGAAGATTCACGTACGATCATGAACCGCTATTTCGATAAAAAACCGTTGAATTATCAGTTCATTCAGTCTATCGGAAAAAGTCTAGGGTATCATCACCGTTGTCCTTTCGTTTCAGGTTATGAACTATTTGTGCCTGAAAAAGGATCTTCTAACGATTCAACCAGTTGGTATGGACTGCACCATATCGTCGATTCAGAGGAAGATAAAAAGGGGAATCATATGCACGTGTATTTTCGTGAAGGGCATGAATTGGAACTGCTTGTTTCCGCGCGCAGTTTTAATGAACAAGTAGAGCGTTCAGCTAACCTTTCTTTTCTTCAGCACTTGGTAATCGACGAACTCGTTGGGCTTTTACACTATACCCGTACACCTTACTTTACAGAAGAACTAAATATCGTTCAAAGACGATTGAAAGCTTCTACTTTTACTGCAGTCCCTCAACCACTAGAAAAAGTTTTGCATTTCATGTCAAGCTATCAGGTAAGTGACATACTCGAAACGGTTTTTGGAGCAGGAAATCCTTATATCGATGAGATCAGAAAAGATTTTACCTTCACTTTGAAAAATAAGCCTTCTTCTTTTAATAAATAG